From Cyclopterus lumpus isolate fCycLum1 chromosome 4, fCycLum1.pri, whole genome shotgun sequence, a single genomic window includes:
- the LOC117729916 gene encoding LOW QUALITY PROTEIN: cortexin-1-like (The sequence of the model RefSeq protein was modified relative to this genomic sequence to represent the inferred CDS: substituted 1 base at 1 genomic stop codon), which translates to MNNVSSFAAFLSNTPTIQSVCKPCLRAPXRMNNVPTLDYELLLSPASSSLPGSPGGASISPPLFIAVENEQRTAFAFVGLLMLFLVFLLVRCFRILLDPYSRMPASSWTDHKEGLERGQFDYALV; encoded by the coding sequence ATGAACAACGTCTCATCCTTCGCCGCATTTCTTTCAAATACACCCACCATCCAGTCAGTGTGTAAGCCTTGCCTACGGGCCCCTTGAAGGATGAACAATGTGCCCACACTTGACTACGAGTTGCTGCTGTCCCCGGCCAGCTCCTCCCTCCCCGGCAGTCCTGGCGGTGCTAGCATCAGCCCCCCTCTGTTCATTGCCGTGGAAAATGAGCAGCGCACCGCCTTTGCCTTTGTAGGCCTCCTCATGCTCTTCCTGGTCTTCCTGCTGGTCAGGTGCTTCAGGATCCTGCTGGACCCCTATAGCCGCATGCCTGCATCATCCTGGACTGACCACAAGGAGGGGCTGGAGAGGGGCCAGTTTGATTATGCACTGGTGTAG
- the fbn2b gene encoding fibrillin-2b, producing the protein MGAGKLAQVLLGWAAFHVACGDTGNGPYQASRFTGTVDQREVQRVRRRGQETLRGPNVCGSRFHSYCCPGWKTLPGGNQCIVPICRNSCGDGFCSRPNMCTCSNGQLSPSCGAGGGVQSCNVRCMNGGSCAEDSCSCSKGYTGNHCGQPVCENGCQNGGRCIGPNRCACVYGFTGPQCERDYRTGPCFTQVNNQMCQGQLSGIVCTKTLCCATIGRAWGHPCEQCPGQPHPCRRGFIPNIRTGACQDVDECQAVPGLCAGGNCINTVGSYECKCPAGHRQSETSHKCEDIDECSTISGVCDGGECSNTAGSYVCTCPRGYVSSTDGSRCVDQRVGTCFSALANGRCAAELNGQYTKMQCCCDTGRCWALGQIPEMCPVRGSDEFRRLCIVGVPQGHGLPYVYPNGHFPNTNGNGFNYGYKFPNGNGNGGIGGHGNGNGHGNGNGHGNGNGNGNGNGHGFNENGGNGGRHQHIGTVSVNDTIDVCKHFTNLCLNGRCIPTPTSYRCECNMGYKQDVRGECIDVDECVSNPCINGDCANTPGGYQCKCHEGFSGSPTKQACNDIDECIVNGVMCRNGRCVNTEGSFQCICNAGFELTPDGKNCIDHDECATTNMCHNGMCINEDGSFKCICKPGFALAPNGRYCTDIDECQTPGICMNGRCINSEGSFRCECPPGLAIDVDGRVCVDTHMRTTCYGAIKMGTCSRPFPGAVTKSECCCANAEHGFGEPCYPCPSRNSAEFQAVCSSGIGITADGRDINECALDPDICQNGICENLRGSYRCICNIGYESDTSGKNCVDINECLVNRLLCDNGLCRNTPGSYTCSCPKGYVFKPDSETCEDINECDSNPCINGACRNVAGSFNCECTHGSKLDSTNTICVDSMKSTCWLTIQDNRCEVNINGATLKSECCSTLGAAWGSPCEPCEIDTACSRGFARMKGVVCEDINECEVFPGVCTNGRCVNSQGSFLCECSEGLTLDSTGRTCVDTRSEQCYMKWHEDECGEPLPGRYRVDMCCCSVGSAWGIDCEECPKPASSEYRAICPRGPGFANRAEILTSRPFYKDVNECKVFQGLCTHGNCRNTIGSFKCRCNNGFALTAEERNCTDIDECRISPDLCGHGTCVNTPGSFECECFEGYESGFMMMKNCMDIDECEINPLLCRGGTCLNTEGSYECECPPGHSLSTDGSVCEDVNECQLSDNLCKHGHCVNMAGTYQCSCDTGYQATPDRQGCVDIDECTIMNGGCETHCTNSEGSYECSCSEGYALMPDLRTCADIDECEETPDICDGGQCTNIPGEYRCLCYDGFMASMDMRTCIDVNECDLNPNICLHGDCENTKGSFICHCQLGYFVKKGSTGCTDVDECEIGAHNCDMHAACINMPGSFKCRCRDGWVGDGIKCVDQDECSLEDHNCNPNADCVNTPGSYRCTCKEGFNGDGFSCSDMDECADNVNLCENGQCLNAPGGYRCECEMGFTPTEDSKSCQDIDECNFQNICVFGTCQNLPGMFRCVCDDGYELDRSGGNCTDINECADPVNCINGLCVNTPGSYLCNCPADFELNPTGVGCVDTRVGNCFLDTFGRGDGGISCSAEIGVGVTRASCCCSLGRAWGNPCEMCPATNSTEYKTLCPGGEGFRPNPITVILEDIDECQELPGLCQGGNCINTFGSFQCECPAGYYLNEETRICEDIDECITHIGICGPGTCYNTLGNYTCVCPPEYMQVNGGNNCMDMRKSVCYRNYNDTCENELSFNMTKKMCCCAYNVGKAWNKPCESCPTPATNEYQLLCGNLAPGFIIDIHTGKPIDIDECREIPGICASGVCINQIGSFRCECPMGFSYNNILLICEDIDECNSGDNLCQRNANCVNIPGSYRCECSPGFKLSPSGACLDRNECQEIPNVCSHGECIDTQGSYRCLCHNGFKATADQTMCMDIDECDRQPCGNGTCKNTVGSYNCLCFLGFELTHNNDCMDIDECSALQGQVCRNGQCINGLGSFQCLCHEGYENTPDGKNCVDINECVSLPGTCSPGTCQNLDGSFRCICPPGYEVQNDQCIDINECEVEPNICQFGICTNTPGSFQCTCQTGFVLSDNKRRCYDTRESFCFTKFEAGKCSVPKALNTTKAKCCCSKMPGEGWGLPCELCPRESEAAFDTLCPFGLGALPGPGDAREDMNECLENPGICQNGNCINTDGSFRCECPFGYNLDYTGVNCVDTDECSIGNPCGNGTCTNVVGGFECLCQEGFEPGSMMTCEDINECSQNPLLCAFRCVNTFGSYECMCPGGYVLRDDQRMCRDQDECSEGLDDCDSKGMTCKNLIGTFMCICPPGMQRRPDGEGCMDLNECRAKPGICKDGRCDNTVGSYRCNCNDGFESSSTGTECIDNRKGYCYIEVLQTMCQQSSTNRNSVTKSECCCNTGRGWGSQCELCPLPGTVQYKRMCPLGPGYTTDGRDINECQVMPDMCLNGQCINTIGSYRCHCNVGYKTDFTSTSCVDMDECALSPKPCNFLCKNTEGSYLCSCPRGYSLQPDGKTCKDLDECSTKQHNCQFLCVNTIGGFTCKCPPGFTQHQTACIDNNECSAQNSGCGSRASCVNTPGSFNCECTKGFSLDNTGMECDDVDECGSNHRCQHGCQNMMGGFRCGCPQGYVQHYQWNQCVDENECQASTVCGAASCYNTLGSFKCVCPSGFDFEQGAGGCQDVNECSKGGNPCIYGCSNTDGGYLCGCPGGFYRAGQGHCMTGSGFSSQVEEGDEDDSLSHEACYECKINGGGKNKRHRRNADENELNQEPAVSMASIDTQASIPMNISLSSLHNKEPLLELLPALQPLEHHIRYVITHGNANEHFRLLERRDGKSVLRLGKRSPPAGSYRLEIASLRLFGPRRLHQLEEQHDSDYLQGVLGDALRIKLLIHLH; encoded by the exons ACATTGATGAATGCAGCACCATCTCCGGTGTCTGTGATGGAGGAGAATGCAGCAACACTGCCGGTAGCTACGTCTGCACCTGTCCACGAGGCTACGTCTCCAGCACAGATGGCTCCAGATGTGTGG ACCAGCGCGTGGGCACCTGTTTCTCCGCTCTGGCTAATGGCCGCTGTGCCGCGGAGCTGAACGGTCAGTACACCAAGATGCAGTGTTGCTGTGACACAGGACGCTGCTGGGCTTTGGGACAGATCCCTGAGATGTGCCCCGTCAGGGGGTCTG ACGAGTTCAGGCGTCTGTGCATTGTGGGTGTTCCCCAAGGACACGGACTCCCTTACGTCTACCCCAATGGACACTTCCCCAACACCAACGGTAACGGGTTCAACTATGGATACAAGTTCCCCAATGGAAATGGCAACGGAGGCATTGGTGGCCATGGCAATGGCAATGGCCATGGCAATGGTAATGGCCATGGCAATGGCAATGGCAATGGCAATGGCAACGGCCATGGCTTTAATGAGAACGGTGGAAATGGAGGACGACACCAACATATCG GCACGGTTTCTGTGAACGACACCATTGACGTGTGCAAGCATTTCACCAACCTGTGTCTCAATGGACGCTGCATTCCCACACCCACAAGCTACCGATGCGAGTGCAACATGGGCTACAAACAGGATGTTCGTGGGGAGTGTATCG ATGTGGATGAGTGCGTGAGTAATCCATGTATCAATGGAGACTGTGCCAACACACCTGGAGGGTACCAATGCAAGTGCCACGAGGGCTTCAGCGGAAGCCCCACCAAACAAGCATGCAATG ATATTGATGAGTGCATTGTGAATGGTGTGATGTGTCGCAACGGCCGCTGTGTCAACACAGAGGGAAGCTTTCAGTGTATTTGCAATGCAGGCTTTGAGCTCACCCCTGATGGAAAGAATTGCATTG ATCACGACGAGTGCGCCACCACCAACATGTGTCACAATGGCATGTGTATCAATGAAGACGGCAGCTTCAAGTGTATCTGCAAGCCCGGCTTTGCTTTAGCACCGAACGGACGCTACTGCACCG acATTGATGAGTGTCAGACTCCTGGCATTTGTATGAATGGACGCTGCATCAACTCTGAGGGCTCCTTCCGCTGCGAGTGCCCTCCAGGCCTGGCTATCGATGTCgatgggagagtgtgtgtggacacacacatgaggaccacTTGCTACGGCGCCATAAAGATGGGCACATGTTCACGGCCGTTCCCTGGTGCAGTGACCAAGTCCGAGTGCTGCTGTGCCAACGCTGAACACGGCTTTGGAGAGCCTTGCTATCCCTGTCCCTCCAGAAACTCAG CTGAGTTCCAGGCTGTATGCAGCAGTGGTATTGGCATTACAGCTGATGGCAGAG ACATCAATGAGTGTGCACTGGACCCAGACATTTGTCAGAACGGCATATGTGAGAATCTGAGAGGAAGCTACCGCTGCATCTGTAATATCGGTTACGAGTCTGACACCAGTGGCAAAAACTGTGTTG ATATCAATGAGTGCCTCGTGAACCGTCTGCTTTGTGACAACGGCCTCTGCAGGAACACTCCCGGCTCCTACACCTGCTCGTGTCCTAAAGGATACGTCTTCAAGCCCGACTCAGAGACCTGCGAAG ATATCAACGAATGCGATTCCAATCCGTGCATCAATGGAGCGTGTCGCAACGTGGCCGGGTCCTTCAACTGCGAGTGCACCCATGGCAGCAAGCTGGACTCCACCAACACCATCTGCGTGG ACAGCATGAAGAGCACATGCTGGCTGACGATACAAGACAACCGCTGCGAAGTCAACATCAACGGAGCCACGCTGAAGTCTGAGTGCTGCTCCACACTGGGAGCCGCCTGGGGCAGCCCCTGTGAACCCTGCGAGATCG ACACCGCCTGCTCTCGAGGGTTTGCCCGTATGAAGGGCGTCGTCTGTGAAg ACATTAATGAGTGCGAGGTGTTCCCTGGAGTGTGCACAAACGGCCGCTGTGTGAACAGCCAGGGCTCGTTCCTCTGCGAGTGCTCTGAGGGCCTCACGTTGGACAGTACAGGACGCACATGTGTGG ATACGCGTAGTGAGCAGTGCTACATGAAGTGGCACGAGGATGAGTGTGGCGAGCCGCTGCCAGGGAGGTACCGCGTGGACATGTGCTGCTGTTCAGTGGGTTCTGCCTGGGGCATCGACTGTGAGGAGTGTCCCAAACCAGCCTCCTCCGAGTACAGAGCCATCTGTCCCAGAGGGCCCGGCTTCGCCAACAGAGCAGAGATTCTGACCAGCAGGCCGTTCTACAAAG ATGTGAATGAGTGCAAGGTGTTCCAGGGCCTGTGCACTCATGGAAATTGCCGGAACACCATTGGCAGTTTCAAGTGCCGCTGCAACAACGGCTTCGCTCTGACCGCAGAAGAGAGGAACTGCACAG ACATCGACGAGTGCCGCATCTCCCCGGACTTGTGTGGTCACGGTACTTGTGTCAACACGCCCGGCAGCTTTGAGTGTGAATGTTTCGAGGGCTACGAGAGTGGCTTCATGATGATGAAGAACTGCATGG ACATTGATGAGTGTGAGATAAATCCCCTGTTGTGTCGTGGAGGAACCTGCCTGAACACAGAAGGGAGTTACGAGTGTGAATGTCCCCCCGGACACTCGCTCAGCACCGATGGATCTGTCTGCGAAG ATGTGAACGAGTGCCAGCTGAGTGACAACCTGTGTAAGCATGGCCACTGTGTCAACATGGCAGGAACCTACCAGTGCTCCTGTGACACCGGTTACCAGGCCACACCAGATCGACAGGGCTGCGTCG ATATTGATGAATGCACCATTATGAACGGAGGCTGTGAAACACACTGTACCAACTCAGAGGGCAGCTATGAGTGCAGCTGTAGTGAGGGCTACGCTCTTATGCCTGACCTCAGGACCTGCGCAG ATATTGATGAGTGTGAGGAAACTCCAGACATCTGTGACGGAGGCCAGTGCACCAACATTCCCGGGGAATACCGCTGTCTGTGTTACGATGGCTTCATGGCCTCTATGGACATGAGGACGTGTATCG ATGTGAACGAGTGTGACTTGAACCCAAACATCTGTCTCCACGGCGACTGCGAGAACACCAAAGGCTCTTTCATCTGCCACTGTCAGCTGGGATACTTTGTCAAGAAGGGATCCACTGGctgcacag ATGTTGATGAGTGTGAGATCGGGGCTCATAACTGCGACATGCATGCTGCCTGCATCAACATGCCTGGAAGCTTCAAATGCCGCTGTCGAGACGGCTGGGTGGGAGACGGCATCAAGTGTGTGG ATCAGGACGAATGCTCTCTGGAGGATCACAACTGCAACCCCAATGCAGACTGCGTCAACACACCGGGGTCCTACAGGTGTACCTGCAAGGAGGGCTTCAATGGAGATGGATTTTCCTGCTCTG ACATGGATGAGTGTGCAGACAACGTGAACCTGTGTGAGAATGGACAGTGTCTGAACGCTCCGGGCGGCTACCGCTGCGAGTGCGAAATGGGCTTCACTCCCACAGAAGACAGCAAGTCCTGTCAAG ACATCGATGAGTGTAATTTCCAAAACATTTGCGTGTTTGGAACGTGCCAGAACCTTCCCGGGATGttccgctgtgtgtgtgatgatggtTACGAACTGGACCGCAGCGGAGGAAACTGCACTG acaTCAACGAGTGTGCGGACCCTGTGAACTGCATCAACGGGCTGTGTGTGAACACTCCAGGGAGCTACCTGTGTAACTGCCCCGCTGACTTTGAGCTCAACCCCACAGGAGTGGGCTGCGTGG ATACTCGTGTGGGTAACTGCTTCCTGGACACTTTTGGACGTGGTGATGGAGGAATCTCCTGCAGCGCGGAGATCGGCGTGGGCGTGACCCGAgcttcctgttgctgctccctggGAAGAGCCTGGGGAAACCCCTGTGAAATGTGCCCTGCCACCAACTCCA CGGAATATAAGACTCTTTGTCCAGGAGGAGAGGGATTCAGACCCAACCCCATCACTGTTATCCTGGAAG ATATTGATGAGTGCCAGGAGCTGCCAGGTCTCTGCCAGGGTGGCAACTGTATTAACACATTTGGTAGTTTCCAGTGTGAGTGTCCTGCAGGCTACTATCTCAATGAGGAGACTCGCATCTGTGAGG ATATCGATGAGTGCATAACCCACATCGGGATCTGTGGACCTGGTACCTGCTACAACACTCTGGGCAactacacctgtgtgtgtccccctgAGTACATGCAGGTCAATGGAGGAAACAACTGTATGG ACatgaggaagagtgtgtgttacCGTAACTATAATGACACGTGTGAGAACGAGCTGTCCTTCAACATGACAAAGAAGATGTGCTGCTGCGCCTACAACGTGGGCAAAGCCTGGAACAAGCCGTGTGAGTCCTGTCCAACTCCTGCGACCA ATGAGTACCAGTTACTGTGTGGTAACCTGGCTCCCGGCTTCATCATTGACATCCACACTGGCAAGCCGATCG ATATCGACGAGTGCAGGGAGATACCTGGTATCTGTGCCAGCGGAGTGTGCATCAATCAGATCGGGAGCTTCCGCTGTGAATGTCCGATGGGTTTCAGCTACAACAACATCCTGCTCATCTGTGAAG ATATTGATGAGTGTAACAGCGGGGACAACCTGTGCCAACGCAACGCCAACTGTGTCAACATTCCAGGCAGCTACCGCTGCGAGTGCTCGCCAGGCTTCAAACTGTCCCCCAGTGGGGCCTGTTTGG ACCGCAACGAGTGCCAGGAAATCCCTAATGTGTGCAGCCACGGAGAGTGCATTGACACACAGGGAAGCTATCGCTGTCTCTGCCACAACGGCTTCAAGGCTACTGCGGACCAGACCATGTGCATGG aCATTGATGAGTGTGACAGACAGCCATGTGGGAACGGTACCTGTAAAAACACAGTGGGATCCTACAACTGCCTCTGCTTCCTCGGCTTCGAGCTCACACACAATAACGACTGCATGG ACATAGATGAGTGCAGTGCCCTCCAGGGCCAGGTGTGTAGGAACGGACAGTGTATCAATGGACTTGGCTCCTTCCAGTGTCTCTGCCACGAGGGTTATGAGAATACTCCGGATGGGAAGAACTGTGTCG ATATCAACGAGTGTGTGAGTCTACCCGGCACTTGCTCTCCGGGAACTTGTCAGAATCTGGACGGATCTTTCAGATGTATCTGCCCTCCTGGCTACGAGGTGCAGAATGACCAGTGTATAG ATATCAACGAGTGCGAGGTGGAACCTAACATCTGTCAGTTTGGCATCTGCACCAACACCCCCGGTAGCTTCCAGTGCACCTGCCAGACGGGCTTCGTACTCTCTGACAACAAACGGCGCTGCTACG ATACCAGAGAGAGCTTCTGTTTCACCAAATTTGAGGCAGGAAAGTGCTCCGTCCCCAAAGCGTTGAACACCACCAAGGCCAAGTGCTGCTGCAGCAAAATGCCCGGAGAGGGCTGGGGGCTTCCCTGTGAGCTGTGCCCACGAGAGAGCGAGg CTGCTTTTGACACTCTGTGTCCCTTCGGCCTCGGAGCCCTGCCTGGACCGGGAGACGCTCGTGAAG ATATGAATGAATGTCTGGAAAACCCAGGAATCTGCCAGAATGGTAACTGCATTAATACAGACGGTTCGTTCCGCTGTGAATGCCCCTTCGGCTACAACCTGGATTACACCGGAGTCAACTGTGTTG ACACTGACGAGTGCTCAATAGGAAACCCGTGTGGAAATGGAACCTGTACCAATGTGGTGGGAGGCTTCGAGTGTTTGTGCCAGGAGGGCTTCGAACCCGGATCCATGATGACCTGTGAAG ACATCAACGAATGCTCCCAGAATCCTCTGCTGTGCGCCTTCCGGTGTGTTAACACCTTTGGTTCCTACGAGTGTATGTGTCCGGGTGGCTACGTGCTGCGAGATGACCAACGCATGTGCAGAG ACCAGGACGAGTGCTCTGAGGGTCTGGATGACTGCGACTCCAAGGGTATGACCTGTAAGAACCTGATCGGTACCTTCATGTGTATCTGCCCTCCTGGCATGCAGCGCAGACCGGATGGAGAGGGATGCATGG ACCTGAACGAGTGCCGCGCCAAGCCTGGCATCTGCAAGGACGGACGCTGTGACAACACAGTGGGGAGCTACCGCTGCAACTGCAACGACGGCTTCGAGTCGAGCTCCACTGGAACTGAATGTATCG ACAACCGAAAGGGCTACTGTTACATAGAGGTCCTGCAGACCATGTGCCAGCAGTCATCCACCAACAGGAACAGCGTGACCAAGTCTGAGTGCTGCTGCAACACGGGCCGAGGTTGGGGCTCGCAGTGCGAGCTCTGCCCGCTGCCCGGCACCGTACAGTACAAGAGGATGTGCCCGCTCGGACCCGGCTATACCACAGACGGtagag ACATCAACGAGTGCCAGGTGATGCCAGATATGTGTCTGAACGGTCAGTGCATCAACACCATCGGATCCTACCGCTGCCACTGTAACGTGGGCTACAAAACTGACTTCACTTCAACCTCCTGTGTCG ATATGGATGAGTGTGCTCTGTCTCCGAAGCCGTGTAACTTCCTGTGTAAAAACACAGAGGGCAGCTACCTCTGCTCCTGCCCCAGAGGATACAGCCTCCAGCCGGATGGAAAGACTTGCAAAG ATCTGGATGAATGTTCGACCAAACAGCATAACTGCCAGTTCCTCTGTGTCAACACCATTGGAGGCTTCACCTGCAAGTGTCCCCCCGGCTTCACACAGCACCAGACTGCCTGCATCG ACAACAATGAGTGCTCCGCTCAGAACAGCGGGTGTGGTTCCCGGGCCTCTTGCGTCAACACACCTGGCAGCTTCAACTGTGAATGCACTAAAGGTTTCTCCCTGGACAACACAGGCATGGAGTGTGATG ATGTGGATGAGTGTGGCAGCAACCATCGCTGTCAGCACGGCTGTCAGAACATGATGGGAGGTTTCCGCTGCGGCTGTCCTCAGGGCTACGTGCAGCACTACCAGTGGAACCAGTGTGTGG ATGAAAACGAGTGTCAGGCATCCACAGTGTGTGGCGCCGCCTCCTGCTACAACACACTGGGCAgcttcaagtgtgtgtgtccctctggcTTTGACTTCGAGCAGGGCGCTGGTGGCTGCCAGGATGTGAATGAATGCAGCAAGGGCGGCAACCCCTGCATCTACGGCTGCTCCAATACCGACGGAGGCTACCTGTGTGGCTGTCCTGGAGGCTTCTACAGAGCCGGACAGGG TCACTGTATGACGGGCTCAGGTTTCTCGAGCCAGGTGGAGGAGGGCGATGAAGACGATAGTCTGTCTCATGAGGCCTGCTATGAGTGTAAGATAAACGGAGGAGGAAAGAACAAGCGACACAGACGCAATGCTGATGAAAATGAGCTCAACCAG GAACCAGCAGTGAGCATGGCCAGCATAGACACCCAGGCCTCCATCCCCATGAACATCTCTCTGTCCTCGCTGCACAACAAGGAGCCTCTGCTCGAGCTGCTGCCTGCCCTGCAGCCCCTGGAGCACCACATACGCTATGTCATCACCCACGGCAACGCTAATGAACACTTCCGCCTGCTGGAACGACGCGACGGAAAGAGTGTGCTCCGGCTCGGCAAGAGGTCGCCTCCCGCGGGATCCTACCGGCTAGAGATCGCCAGCCTGCGGCTGTTTGGGCCCCGGAGACTAcaccagctggaggagcagcacgACAGTGACTACCTACAAGGGGTTTTGGGAGACGCCCTGCGTATCAAGCTCCTCATCCACCTGCACTGA